In Nocardioides sp. InS609-2, a single genomic region encodes these proteins:
- a CDS encoding bifunctional salicylyl-CoA 5-hydroxylase/oxidoreductase — protein MRIAVIGGGPGGLYFSALAQQLSQQSGREPHEITVWERNAADDTFGFGVVFSDETLGGIEHADPHIYAQMQHEFAVWDDIDVHFKGEVVTSGGHGFAAMSRKRLLEILQARCLELGVTIHFRTESPDVDDLESTHDLVVACDGLGSAVRTRYADTFEPTLEVRDCRYIWLGTDKVFDAFKFYVAQTPYGVMQIHGYPYDATGSTFIVEMTSAVWEKAGFADFADRSWSPGESDEQSIARIRELFADVLDGHEVKANNSRWISFTTVRNERWVRDNVVILGDAAHTAHFSIGSGTKLAMEDALALAACLHEAVPDGNGDLGAALATYETERKAVVLSTQRAAQASLEWFENLGQYVHQEPLQFAFNIMTRSRRVTYDNLRLRDPEFVARCDEWYADSVGSTDPCPPMFQPARLGTLDLVNRVVVSPMDMYVADDGLPSDFHLVHLGGKALGGAGLVMTEMVCVSPDGRITPGCAGLWDDEQQTSWRRVTDFVHTNSAAKIGLQLGHSGGKGSTKLMWEGIDQPLDDDNWEVVAPSPVAYRDGVNQVPRELTRAEMDTIRDEFVESARRGAEAGFDLLELHCAHGYLLSAFLSPVTNRRTDEYGGDVHGRLKFPLEVFTAIRAGWPADRPMTVRISATDWVDDGQTLDDALRVAEAFVAAGAAAIDVSTGQVTARERPQFGRSYQTPYADAIRNRLGVPTIAVGVISSYDDVNSILMAGRADLCAIGRAHLYDPSWTLHAAVDQDYDGPGAPWPLPWRPGRRKPQTGRSDGPRPRLQLIREGDAGTRHRRWRPGDTP, from the coding sequence ATGCGGATCGCGGTGATCGGTGGCGGGCCCGGCGGGCTCTACTTCAGTGCGTTGGCCCAGCAGCTCTCCCAGCAGTCGGGGCGTGAGCCTCACGAGATCACCGTCTGGGAGCGCAACGCCGCCGACGACACCTTCGGCTTCGGCGTCGTCTTCAGCGACGAGACACTGGGCGGCATCGAGCACGCCGACCCGCACATCTATGCGCAGATGCAGCACGAGTTCGCGGTCTGGGACGACATCGACGTGCACTTCAAGGGCGAGGTCGTCACCAGCGGCGGCCACGGCTTCGCGGCGATGTCGCGCAAGCGGCTGCTGGAGATCCTCCAGGCGCGCTGCCTCGAGCTCGGCGTCACCATCCACTTCCGCACCGAGTCGCCCGACGTCGACGACCTGGAAAGCACGCACGACCTGGTCGTGGCGTGCGACGGGCTCGGCTCCGCCGTACGCACCAGGTACGCCGACACGTTCGAGCCGACCCTGGAGGTGCGCGACTGCCGGTACATCTGGCTCGGCACCGACAAGGTGTTCGACGCGTTCAAGTTCTACGTCGCCCAGACGCCGTACGGCGTGATGCAGATCCACGGCTACCCGTACGACGCCACCGGCAGCACGTTCATCGTCGAGATGACGTCGGCGGTCTGGGAGAAGGCCGGGTTCGCCGACTTCGCCGACCGCAGCTGGTCGCCGGGGGAGTCCGACGAGCAGTCGATCGCGCGCATCCGCGAGCTCTTCGCCGACGTGCTCGACGGGCACGAGGTGAAGGCCAACAACTCGCGCTGGATCAGCTTCACCACGGTCCGCAACGAGCGCTGGGTGCGCGACAACGTCGTCATCCTCGGCGACGCCGCACACACCGCGCACTTCTCCATCGGCTCCGGCACCAAGCTCGCGATGGAGGACGCGCTGGCCCTGGCCGCCTGCCTGCACGAGGCTGTGCCGGACGGGAATGGCGACCTCGGCGCCGCCCTGGCGACGTACGAGACGGAGCGCAAGGCGGTCGTCCTCTCCACCCAGCGCGCTGCGCAGGCCAGCCTGGAGTGGTTCGAGAACCTCGGGCAGTACGTCCACCAGGAGCCCCTGCAGTTCGCCTTCAACATCATGACTCGCAGCCGCCGGGTCACCTACGACAATTTGCGCCTGCGCGATCCGGAGTTCGTGGCCCGCTGCGACGAGTGGTACGCCGACAGCGTGGGCAGCACCGACCCTTGCCCGCCGATGTTCCAGCCCGCCCGCCTCGGCACCCTCGACCTCGTCAACCGTGTCGTAGTGTCACCGATGGACATGTACGTCGCCGACGACGGGTTGCCGTCCGACTTCCACCTCGTCCACCTCGGTGGCAAGGCGCTCGGCGGTGCTGGGCTCGTCATGACCGAGATGGTCTGCGTGTCGCCCGACGGGCGCATCACCCCAGGCTGCGCGGGACTCTGGGACGACGAGCAGCAGACGTCGTGGCGCCGGGTCACCGACTTCGTGCACACCAACTCCGCCGCGAAGATCGGGCTCCAGCTAGGCCACTCGGGCGGCAAAGGCTCCACCAAGCTGATGTGGGAGGGCATCGACCAGCCCCTCGACGACGACAACTGGGAGGTCGTCGCCCCTTCCCCGGTGGCCTACCGCGACGGCGTCAACCAGGTGCCGCGCGAGCTGACTCGCGCCGAGATGGACACCATCCGCGACGAGTTCGTCGAGTCCGCCCGGCGGGGAGCCGAGGCCGGCTTCGACCTGCTCGAGCTGCACTGCGCCCACGGCTACCTGCTGTCTGCCTTCCTGTCGCCGGTCACGAACCGACGCACCGACGAGTACGGCGGCGATGTCCACGGGCGGCTGAAGTTCCCGCTCGAGGTGTTCACCGCGATCCGTGCCGGGTGGCCGGCCGACCGGCCGATGACGGTGCGCATCTCGGCGACCGACTGGGTCGACGACGGACAGACCCTCGACGACGCGCTGCGGGTCGCCGAGGCGTTCGTCGCGGCCGGAGCCGCCGCCATCGACGTCTCCACCGGACAGGTCACCGCGCGCGAGCGGCCGCAGTTCGGGCGGTCCTACCAGACGCCGTACGCCGACGCGATCCGCAACCGGCTCGGGGTCCCCACGATCGCGGTCGGCGTCATCTCGTCGTACGACGACGTGAACTCGATCCTGATGGCGGGCCGGGCCGACCTCTGCGCGATCGGCCGGGCGCACCTATACGACCCGTCCTGGACGCTGCATGCCGCGGTCGATCAGGACTACGACGGACCCGGAGCTCCGTGGCCGCTGCCGTGGCGACCCGGTCGGCGCAAACCGCAGACCGGCCGCAGCGACGGACCGCGCCCACGGCTGCAGCTGATCCGCGAGGGCGACGCGGGCACGCGTCACCGCCGGTGGCGACCAGGAGACACCCCTTAG
- a CDS encoding fumarate reductase subunit D, with protein MKFRIEPFLWLAFSGGGVMAALFLPALAFLFALAFPLGWIDPPDHDHLAAVVAHPITFLVLFGVFVMMLIHAAHRFRFTLYDGLQVKHRGLVAAVCYGGALVGAFAAFHFLGSAT; from the coding sequence ATGAAGTTCCGGATCGAACCCTTCCTCTGGCTGGCGTTCAGCGGCGGCGGGGTGATGGCCGCGCTCTTCCTGCCGGCCCTCGCGTTCCTGTTCGCCCTCGCCTTCCCGCTGGGCTGGATCGACCCGCCCGACCACGACCACCTGGCCGCCGTGGTGGCGCACCCGATCACGTTCCTGGTCCTGTTCGGTGTGTTCGTGATGATGCTGATCCACGCAGCACACCGGTTCCGCTTCACGCTGTACGACGGACTGCAGGTCAAGCACCGGGGGCTTGTGGCGGCGGTGTGCTACGGGGGTGCGCTCGTCGGGGCGTTCGCGGCGTTCCACTTCCTCGGCAGCGCGACCTGA
- a CDS encoding fumarate reductase subunit C, translating to MTPPTTPPDTDLTYRRPIPVLWWVRKRSYFLFVMRELSSIFIAWLVLYLLLFVRAVGRGEAAYDDFLDWAASPVLVVLNVVALAFVVLHTITWFSLTPQAMVVSLGGRRLPAAAIIGAQYAGLGAVSAFVVWLVMR from the coding sequence ATGACTCCCCCGACCACTCCGCCCGACACCGACCTGACCTACCGACGGCCGATCCCCGTGCTGTGGTGGGTCCGCAAGCGCAGCTACTTCCTGTTCGTGATGCGCGAGCTGAGCAGCATCTTCATCGCCTGGCTCGTCCTCTACCTGCTGCTGTTCGTCCGCGCCGTCGGCCGCGGTGAAGCGGCGTACGACGACTTCCTCGACTGGGCGGCCTCGCCCGTGCTCGTCGTGCTGAACGTGGTGGCCCTCGCGTTCGTGGTCCTGCACACGATCACCTGGTTCTCGCTGACACCTCAGGCCATGGTGGTCAGCCTGGGCGGGCGTCGGTTGCCCGCGGCGGCGATCATCGGCGCGCAGTACGCCGGGTTGGGCGCGGTGTCCGCGTTCGTGGTCTGGCTGGTGATGCGATGA
- a CDS encoding succinate dehydrogenase/fumarate reductase iron-sulfur subunit translates to MADDKITMEVARYRPDKDTKPGWQEYDVPLRTEWTVLDGLNHVKDEIDTTLAFRWSCRMGICGSCGMNVNGEPRLTCGTFLSDYAPGPVRVEPLANFPVVRDLVVDIDDFMEKLPRVKPWIIRDEEQSVDDGEYLQTPEELDAYKQFSMCINCMLCYSACPVYGLDPTFVGPAAIALAERYDLDSRDQGARERLDVLIEHEGVYGCTFVGECTRVCPKHVDPAGAIQRYKLKTAQESVKAFLLPRALRR, encoded by the coding sequence ATGGCTGACGACAAGATCACGATGGAGGTGGCCAGGTACCGGCCCGACAAGGACACGAAACCCGGCTGGCAGGAGTACGACGTACCCCTGCGCACCGAGTGGACCGTGCTGGACGGGCTCAACCACGTGAAGGACGAGATCGACACGACCCTCGCCTTCCGGTGGTCGTGCCGGATGGGCATCTGCGGAAGCTGCGGGATGAACGTCAACGGCGAGCCGCGGCTGACGTGCGGCACGTTCCTCAGCGACTACGCGCCCGGGCCGGTCCGGGTGGAGCCGCTCGCGAACTTCCCGGTGGTGCGCGACCTCGTGGTCGACATCGACGACTTCATGGAGAAGCTGCCCCGGGTCAAGCCGTGGATCATCCGCGACGAGGAGCAGTCGGTCGACGACGGCGAGTACCTCCAGACGCCCGAGGAGCTCGACGCGTACAAGCAGTTCAGCATGTGCATCAACTGCATGCTGTGCTACTCCGCGTGCCCGGTCTACGGGCTCGACCCCACGTTCGTCGGACCGGCCGCGATCGCGCTGGCCGAGCGCTACGACCTCGACTCCCGCGACCAGGGTGCCCGGGAGCGGCTCGACGTGCTCATCGAGCACGAAGGCGTCTACGGCTGCACCTTCGTCGGCGAGTGCACGCGGGTCTGTCCCAAGCACGTCGACCCGGCCGGCGCCATCCAGCGCTACAAGCTCAAGACGGCGCAGGAGTCCGTGAAGGCGTTCCTTCTCCCCCGAGCGCTGCGGCGATGA
- the frdA gene encoding fumarate reductase (quinol) flavoprotein subunit gives MSDGPIVAAHDVLLVGGGAAGLRAAIAIAEADLGLDVAVVSKVYPMRSHTVSAEGGAAGVIAEGDTIEEHIYDTISGGDWLGDQDAIDAFVNEAPRELLQLEHWGCPWSRQPDGHIAVRAFGGMKKKRTWFAADKTGFHMLHTLFQTSLKHREVKRYDEWFVTRLLVDDGRVHGVVAVELRTGRIQAITAKSVVLATGGCGKVFPFTTNANINTGDGMALAYRAGAPLKDMEFVQYHPTGLPFTGILITEATRAEGAWLVNKDGYRYLQDYDLGKPTPEPEMRSMELGPRDRLSQAFVHEEEEGRTVETPYGNVVYLDLRHLGADLIDTKLPFVRELCLKYERIDPVTDLIPVRPVVHYMMGGVHTDIDGATPLAGLYAAGETACVSINGANRLGSNSLPECLVFGARAGRAAAEYAATAPAPPAVIAAQAADEVRRIERDLLGNVPRDDGVAAIREEMQTTMEDAAGIYRNGPAMEKGIDGLRALQERGARVGVRDSSRTFNTELVAALELTNLLDVAECMLVSGLQREESRGAHQRTDFPDRDDERFLAHQLVHRESDGAVRVETLPVTITRWPPGERVYGR, from the coding sequence GTGAGTGACGGCCCGATCGTCGCTGCACACGACGTACTGCTCGTCGGCGGCGGGGCAGCCGGGTTGCGCGCCGCCATCGCGATTGCGGAGGCGGACCTCGGTCTCGACGTGGCCGTCGTGTCGAAGGTCTACCCGATGCGCAGCCACACCGTGTCCGCCGAGGGCGGCGCCGCTGGCGTCATCGCCGAGGGCGACACCATCGAGGAGCACATCTACGACACGATCTCCGGCGGCGACTGGCTGGGCGACCAGGACGCGATCGACGCGTTCGTCAACGAGGCTCCGCGCGAGCTGCTCCAGCTCGAGCACTGGGGCTGCCCGTGGAGTCGCCAGCCTGACGGCCACATCGCCGTCCGCGCGTTCGGCGGCATGAAGAAGAAGCGCACCTGGTTCGCCGCCGACAAGACCGGCTTCCACATGCTGCACACGCTGTTCCAGACGTCGCTGAAGCACCGCGAGGTCAAGCGGTACGACGAGTGGTTCGTGACCCGGCTGCTGGTCGACGACGGGCGGGTGCACGGGGTGGTGGCCGTCGAGCTGCGCACCGGCCGAATCCAGGCGATCACGGCCAAGTCCGTCGTCCTGGCCACCGGCGGCTGCGGGAAGGTGTTCCCCTTCACGACCAACGCCAACATCAACACCGGCGACGGCATGGCCCTGGCATACCGTGCCGGCGCACCGTTGAAGGACATGGAGTTCGTCCAGTACCACCCCACCGGGCTCCCGTTCACCGGGATCCTGATCACCGAGGCCACCCGGGCCGAAGGAGCGTGGCTGGTCAACAAGGACGGCTACCGCTACCTGCAGGACTACGACCTCGGGAAGCCGACGCCCGAGCCCGAGATGCGGAGCATGGAGCTCGGGCCTCGCGACCGCCTGTCGCAGGCCTTCGTGCACGAGGAGGAGGAGGGGCGCACCGTCGAGACGCCGTACGGCAACGTCGTGTACCTCGACCTCCGGCACCTCGGCGCCGACCTGATCGACACCAAGCTGCCGTTCGTCCGCGAGCTGTGCCTCAAGTACGAACGCATCGATCCCGTGACCGACCTGATCCCGGTGCGGCCGGTCGTCCACTACATGATGGGCGGGGTCCACACCGACATCGACGGCGCCACCCCGCTCGCTGGCCTGTACGCCGCGGGCGAGACCGCGTGCGTCAGCATCAACGGCGCCAACCGGCTCGGCTCCAACTCGCTGCCCGAGTGCCTCGTGTTCGGCGCGCGGGCGGGACGCGCCGCGGCCGAGTACGCCGCGACCGCACCCGCGCCGCCGGCGGTGATCGCGGCCCAGGCGGCCGACGAGGTGCGCCGCATCGAACGCGACCTGCTCGGCAACGTCCCCCGCGACGACGGCGTGGCAGCCATCCGCGAAGAAATGCAGACCACGATGGAGGACGCCGCCGGGATCTACCGCAACGGCCCGGCCATGGAGAAGGGGATCGACGGCCTACGGGCGCTGCAGGAGCGGGGCGCCCGGGTCGGCGTACGCGACTCGAGCCGGACGTTCAACACCGAGCTGGTCGCCGCACTGGAGCTGACCAACCTGCTCGACGTCGCCGAGTGCATGCTCGTTTCCGGGCTGCAGCGAGAGGAGTCCCGCGGTGCCCACCAGCGCACCGACTTCCCCGATCGCGACGACGAACGGTTCCTCGCGCACCAGCTGGTGCACCGCGAGTCCGACGGCGCCGTACGGGTGGAGACGCTGCCGGTGACGATCACGAGGTGGCCACCGGGCGAACGGGTCTACGGGAGGTAG
- the thiE gene encoding thiamine phosphate synthase — MIPRLFCLVDITDALALLPRLAEVGVDGFQIRAKALPATCVLDLTERVIAAARPAGAVVVVNDRLDIALAAGADGVHLGATDLPVADARRIAPGLLVGGTCRNAEQVRRAAVDGASYAGFGPVFASASKAGLPDPLGTDAIAEAAGGLPLIAIGGLDVRRAAEARAAGAHGIAVIGAIWRQPDPVQAAKELVAAVA, encoded by the coding sequence ATGATTCCCCGTCTCTTCTGCCTGGTCGACATCACCGATGCGCTGGCACTGCTGCCACGTCTTGCCGAGGTGGGAGTCGACGGCTTCCAGATCAGGGCAAAGGCGCTACCGGCGACCTGCGTGCTCGACCTGACCGAACGTGTGATCGCGGCCGCGCGTCCGGCGGGCGCCGTCGTCGTCGTCAACGACCGCCTCGACATCGCGCTGGCCGCCGGCGCCGACGGAGTGCACCTCGGCGCCACCGACCTGCCGGTCGCCGATGCCCGCCGGATTGCGCCCGGACTGCTCGTGGGTGGCACCTGCCGCAACGCAGAGCAGGTACGGCGCGCGGCCGTCGACGGAGCGTCGTACGCAGGTTTCGGGCCGGTGTTCGCGAGCGCCAGCAAGGCCGGCCTGCCCGACCCGCTCGGCACGGACGCGATCGCCGAAGCCGCAGGCGGCCTGCCGTTGATCGCCATCGGTGGCCTCGACGTCCGGCGAGCCGCCGAGGCCCGGGCAGCCGGCGCCCACGGCATCGCAGTCATCGGTGCGATCTGGCGACAACCCGACCCAGTGCAGGCAGCGAAGGAGCTCGTCGCGGCGGTCGCCTGA
- a CDS encoding FAD-dependent oxidoreductase codes for MRVLVRGAGIIGLACADELLRRGHDVQVVDPAPGRGASYAAAGMLSPAAEVWHGEEALLGFGMRSLALWPTLAERLGVPLRCGGSLLVGHDAGDVQLVERQVSLLQGLGADATRLTSRDLRDREPRLSARVVGGALLADDLSVDPRAVVAALLSRVPVQPEATTADVTVLATGTRLPTPYSRLVRGVRGEILRARTEDPPERVVRGWVQGEPVYVVPRDGGEVVIGATSEEHDGDPVVTLGGVLRLLGAARTLLPELERAELVEALARDRPGTADNLPLVGPTHEPGVLLAAGHFRHGVLLAPLTARLIADHLESGHVEPALDPRRHL; via the coding sequence ATGCGGGTGCTGGTGCGCGGCGCCGGGATCATCGGCCTGGCGTGCGCCGACGAGCTGCTTCGGCGCGGCCACGACGTGCAGGTCGTCGACCCGGCGCCCGGGCGTGGAGCGTCGTACGCCGCCGCGGGGATGCTCAGCCCGGCTGCCGAGGTGTGGCACGGCGAGGAGGCACTGCTCGGGTTCGGGATGCGCAGCCTTGCGCTGTGGCCGACACTCGCTGAACGCCTCGGTGTGCCGTTGCGCTGTGGCGGCAGCCTGCTGGTCGGCCACGACGCCGGTGACGTGCAACTGGTGGAGCGCCAGGTCTCGTTGCTGCAAGGCCTCGGCGCCGACGCGACGAGGCTGACCTCGCGTGACCTTCGCGATCGCGAGCCTCGCCTCTCCGCCCGCGTTGTCGGGGGAGCGCTGCTGGCCGACGACCTGAGCGTCGATCCCAGAGCAGTGGTTGCGGCGTTGCTCAGCCGGGTGCCCGTGCAGCCGGAGGCCACCACCGCCGACGTCACCGTGCTGGCCACCGGGACGCGCCTGCCCACGCCGTACTCCCGGCTGGTGCGGGGTGTGCGCGGCGAGATCCTGCGTGCTCGCACCGAGGATCCGCCGGAGCGCGTGGTGCGCGGCTGGGTGCAGGGCGAGCCCGTGTACGTCGTGCCCCGCGACGGCGGAGAGGTGGTGATCGGCGCGACGAGCGAAGAGCACGACGGCGACCCGGTCGTCACGCTCGGAGGTGTGCTGCGCCTCCTGGGCGCCGCCCGGACCCTGTTGCCCGAGCTCGAGCGTGCGGAGCTCGTCGAGGCGCTCGCCCGGGACCGGCCGGGCACGGCCGACAACCTGCCGCTCGTCGGCCCCACCCACGAGCCCGGCGTTCTGCTGGCCGCCGGTCATTTCCGGCACGGCGTGCTGCTGGCGCCCCTGACCGCCCGGCTGATCGCCGACCACCTGGAGTCCGGCCACGTCGAGCCGGCCCTCGACCCACGGAGGCACCTGTGA
- the thiS gene encoding sulfur carrier protein ThiS, with protein MNPVINLVVNGVSRQADEPVTIRDLLPDPRGHAVAVNGDVVPARDHDRPLVDGDRVEIVTAVQGG; from the coding sequence GTGAATCCCGTCATCAACCTCGTCGTCAACGGAGTCAGCCGCCAGGCCGACGAACCGGTCACCATCCGTGACCTGCTCCCGGACCCGCGCGGCCATGCCGTGGCGGTCAACGGCGACGTGGTCCCGGCGCGCGACCACGACCGGCCGCTGGTCGACGGTGACCGGGTCGAGATCGTCACGGCGGTGCAGGGCGGATGA
- a CDS encoding thiazole synthase, protein MSIVISGVALSPLWLGTGGLPQLSLLGPVLDAAEPGLVTVSVRRVSSTRDGGMLAGLAARGVRILPNTAGCLSARDAVLTARLAREALGTDWVKLEVIGDERSLMPDAVELLSAAEDLVGDGFVVLPYTTDDPVLARRLADVGCAAVMPLGSPIGSGLGVLNPYAIEAVVAAVDVPVVLDAGVGTASDVALAMELGCSAVLAASAITRADDPVLMARALRLAVEAGSVARSAGRIPRRSVARASSPMAGRI, encoded by the coding sequence ATGAGCATCGTGATCTCGGGCGTCGCGCTGTCCCCGCTGTGGCTCGGCACGGGTGGGCTGCCCCAGCTCTCGCTGCTCGGCCCGGTGCTCGACGCGGCCGAGCCGGGGTTGGTGACAGTGAGCGTCCGGCGGGTGTCGTCGACCCGCGACGGCGGCATGCTCGCCGGTCTGGCCGCGCGCGGTGTGCGAATACTGCCCAACACAGCCGGGTGTCTGTCCGCTCGTGACGCGGTGCTCACTGCCCGGCTCGCACGAGAGGCGCTCGGCACCGACTGGGTGAAGCTCGAGGTGATCGGCGACGAGCGCAGCCTGATGCCTGATGCCGTCGAGCTGTTGTCAGCCGCTGAGGACCTGGTGGGCGACGGCTTCGTCGTGCTTCCGTACACGACCGACGACCCGGTGCTTGCTCGTCGGCTGGCCGACGTGGGCTGCGCGGCCGTGATGCCGCTGGGGTCGCCGATCGGCTCCGGGCTCGGCGTGCTCAATCCCTACGCGATCGAAGCGGTCGTCGCCGCCGTCGACGTGCCCGTGGTGCTCGACGCCGGTGTGGGCACCGCGAGTGACGTCGCGCTGGCCATGGAGCTGGGATGCAGCGCGGTGCTCGCAGCCAGCGCCATCACGCGGGCGGACGATCCGGTGCTCATGGCGCGCGCCCTGCGGCTCGCCGTGGAGGCGGGGTCCGTCGCCCGCAGTGCCGGCCGGATCCCGCGTCGGTCCGTGGCGCGGGCGTCGAGCCCGATGGCGGGACGGATCTGA
- a CDS encoding thiamine phosphate synthase — MTDLPRLLVLTDRAQLRLGRALVRTVRECVGAGLEAVVVREHDLDPVARHALVAELATVPGLLVVSSRIPDPAADLVHLAAGQAAFGGPAGRSCHTAAEVARAAGEGAAYATLSPYAASTSKPGYGPLLDPSDLAGHPINVFALGGIDASNAAEAISHGAYGVAVMGAVMRAADPASTVTELLAELTP, encoded by the coding sequence ATGACCGATCTGCCGCGCCTGCTCGTGCTGACCGACCGGGCCCAGCTACGGCTCGGCCGCGCCCTGGTACGCACGGTGCGTGAGTGTGTGGGCGCGGGGCTCGAGGCGGTCGTCGTACGCGAGCACGACCTCGACCCGGTGGCGCGGCACGCACTCGTGGCCGAGCTGGCCACGGTGCCCGGGCTGCTCGTGGTCTCGTCGCGGATCCCAGACCCGGCCGCCGATCTGGTCCACCTGGCAGCCGGGCAGGCGGCGTTCGGTGGTCCTGCGGGCCGGTCGTGCCACACCGCGGCGGAGGTCGCCCGGGCGGCGGGCGAAGGCGCGGCGTACGCCACCCTCTCGCCTTACGCCGCGAGCACGAGCAAGCCCGGCTACGGACCGCTGCTCGACCCGAGCGACCTCGCCGGCCACCCCATCAACGTGTTCGCACTCGGCGGCATCGACGCGTCCAACGCCGCGGAGGCAATCTCCCACGGTGCCTACGGCGTTGCCGTGATGGGCGCCGTGATGCGGGCCGCCGACCCGGCCTCGACGGTCACCGAGCTGCTGGCCGAGTTGACGCCATGA
- the thiD gene encoding bifunctional hydroxymethylpyrimidine kinase/phosphomethylpyrimidine kinase, with amino-acid sequence MNPAVGLTIAGTDSGGAAGIAADLATFAAHGVHGACVVTAVTAQDTTGVRAVHPVPYEVVEAQIDAVLDDLPVAVVKTGMLGTADVVRLVADRLVRLTPGSDPVSGGRPGLVVDPVLVATSGAVLGDDEVIRAYLDHLLPVATVITPNIDEARALLGVDDTPAALSRRLAELGPAVVLTGGGSDIAACTDWVALPGLEPVPLPHLAVETTNDHGTGCTFSAALAAALAGGHPIPECVRRAAAYTTRQLHTSRTWTLGRGRGPVAHIQSPTEGEAP; translated from the coding sequence ATGAACCCTGCTGTCGGGCTCACGATCGCCGGCACCGACTCCGGAGGTGCCGCGGGCATCGCCGCCGACCTGGCGACGTTCGCCGCCCACGGGGTGCACGGCGCCTGCGTCGTCACGGCGGTGACCGCGCAGGACACCACCGGCGTGCGCGCGGTGCACCCGGTGCCGTACGAGGTGGTCGAGGCCCAGATCGATGCCGTGCTCGACGACCTGCCGGTCGCCGTGGTCAAGACGGGCATGCTCGGTACAGCCGACGTCGTCCGCCTCGTCGCCGACCGGCTCGTCCGCCTCACACCGGGCTCTGACCCGGTCTCAGGCGGACGACCCGGTCTGGTCGTCGACCCGGTGCTGGTGGCCACCAGCGGGGCGGTCCTCGGCGACGACGAGGTGATCCGCGCCTACCTCGACCACCTGCTGCCGGTCGCCACGGTCATCACGCCCAACATCGACGAGGCGCGAGCACTGCTCGGTGTCGACGACACGCCGGCTGCTCTCTCCCGTCGACTGGCCGAGCTGGGCCCGGCAGTCGTGCTCACCGGCGGCGGCAGCGACATCGCAGCCTGCACCGACTGGGTGGCCCTGCCCGGTCTCGAGCCGGTTCCGCTGCCACACCTGGCCGTCGAGACCACCAACGACCACGGCACCGGCTGCACCTTCAGCGCTGCCCTCGCCGCCGCGCTGGCCGGCGGCCACCCGATCCCCGAGTGCGTACGCCGTGCCGCGGCGTACACGACCCGGCAGCTGCACACCTCCCGGACCTGGACCCTCGGCCGTGGTCGAGGGCCCGTCGCGCACATCCAATCCCCAACAGAAGGAGAAGCACCATGA